From Rhodamnia argentea isolate NSW1041297 chromosome 10, ASM2092103v1, whole genome shotgun sequence, a single genomic window includes:
- the LOC115749300 gene encoding LOW QUALITY PROTEIN: transcription repressor OFP1-like (The sequence of the model RefSeq protein was modified relative to this genomic sequence to represent the inferred CDS: deleted 2 bases in 1 codon), which produces MGNYKFRLSDMIPNAWFHKLRDMERARNHHHHKNPPPSKPKKKQPPTTTTPTTSATTTTTTTTKHHHHSLPRKSYHFTRNLHPNQNFQDTPRNIPSKPDPEPVHDPFAHASPVRDEDTAGVSSATVQPQPLPIQEIRLDCLLIAESPPLNKTASCSSSCSSTCSHGVNSISGSDTVVHADQHSFDKEPKKPHSTRDSLSQLQLPPIATKPKLKLRSSSAKQQESNLSAKEQHRTGPRRRSPAASYPHSPGVKLKTKSPRLLAKMKLEGHARKSSPAAASLNLTRFGNSFAVVKSSSDPARDFRESMVEMIVENNIKGSKELEELLTCYLSLNSDEYHQVIVDVFKQIWFDLSDLSGLNELINY; this is translated from the exons CTGAGAGACATGGAGAGAGCAagaaaccaccaccaccataaGAACCCTCCTCCCTCCAAACCCAAGAAAAAGCaaccacccaccaccacaacCCCCACCACCTCCGCCACCACGACCACCACGACCACCACCAAGCACCACCACCACTCTCTTCCAAGAAAGTCTTACCACTTCACCAGAAATCTCCACCCAAATCAAAACTTCCAAGACACACCAAGGAACATACCATCCAAACCAGACCCAGAACCAGTCCATGATCCCTTTGCTCATGCCAGCCCAGTTCGTGATGAGGACACCGCCGGTGTCTCCTCGGCGACGGTTCAGCCTCAGCCTCTTCCTATCCAGGAGATCCGTCTGGACTGCCTTCTCATCGCCGAGTCGCCGCCACTCAACAAGACGGCTTCGTGCTCCTCCTCTTGTTCCTCCACCTGCAGCCATGGAGTCAACTCTATCTCCGGCAGCGACACTGTCGTTCACGCGGATCAACATTCTTTCGACAAGGAACCCAAAAAGCCGCACTCGACGCGGGACTCGCTTTCGCAACTTCAGCTTCCTCCCATCGCGACCAAGCCCAAGCTCAAGCTCAGAAGCAGCTCAGCGAAGCAACAAGAGAGCAATCTCTCAGCGAAAGAACAGCACAGGACCGGTCCAAGAAGACGATCTCCGGCGGCGAGTTATCCTCATTCTCCGGGAGTGAAGCTGAAGACCAAGTCCCCGAGACTACTGGCGAAGATGAAGCTTGAGGGCCACGCGCGGAAGagctcgccg gccgcggcgTCACTCAACCTGACACGGTTCGGAAACAGCTTCGCGGTGGTGAAGTCGTCGTCCGACCCGGCGAGAGATTTCCGAGAGTCGATGGTGGAGATGATCGTGGAGAACAACATCAAGGGTTCCAAGGAATTGGAAGAGCTTCTCACTTGCTATCTCTCGCTGAATTCAGACGAGTATCATCAGGTCATTGTGGACGTGTTCAAGCAAATTTGGTTCGATCTGAGTGATTTGTCCGGTTTGAATGAACTGATAAATTATTAG
- the LOC115749293 gene encoding probable serine/threonine-protein kinase WNK5, translating into MQRMARAAAAARGGCLDSADTRLEYAETDPTGRYGRFREVLGKGAMKTVYRAFDEVLALEVAWSQVKLHDVFRSPDELQRLYSEVHLLKNLDHESIIKFYTSWVDPDRRTFNFITELFTSGTLREYRRKYQRVHMGAIKNWARQILKGLAYLHSHDPPVIHRDLKCDNLFVNGHLGQVKIGDLGLAAVLRGSQHAHSVIGTPEFMAPELYEEEYDELVDIYSFGMCLLEMLTSEYPYSECSNPAQIYKKVTSGKLPEAFHRIQDDEAREFVGKCLKKACHRLPAQELLSDPFLASDDGGQLLLTPKASSGTSTPKTAAAAAMDLVVPPTIVADLLRNTDMTITGSMNPEDDAIYLKVQITDKDGRARNIYFPFDIVNDTALDVALEMVRELEISDREPMEIAEMIEEEISSLVPTWEKSGLPIKNHHHSYSYEDDDADDDETRPPFRTFSSRSSSHASLLNFNSPFSDVNLKDVCNNMMNISLDWLQDHDAFAHDEATSPSSVNSPKYSNFSYCSSDEDDHDISPRGDPRCLGKNHQSTRFCPEEHKRMNDNYRRHNERLDARRGQHSANHKQKITRMQSLMDVRSQLLHRSLVEEINKRRMFKTVGAVENIGFQEPCDLARTCYRK; encoded by the exons ATGCAGAGGATGGCGAGGGCCGCTGCCGCCGCCCGAGGAGGGTGTTTGGACTCGGCGGACACACGGCTCGAGTATGCCGAGACCGACCCGACCGGCCGATACGGACGC TTTAGGGAGGTCTTGGGCAAAGGAGCGATGAAGACGGTGTACAGGGCGTTCGACGAAGTGCTTGCATTGGAGGTCGCCTGGAGCCAAGTGAAGCTCCACGACGTTTTCCGCTCGCCGGACGAGCTGCAGAGGCTCTACTCGGAGGTTCACCTGCTGAAGAATCTCGACCACGAGTCCATCATCAAGTTCTACACCTCGTGGGTCGATCCTGACCGGAGGACCTTCAACTTCATCACCGAGCTCTTCACCTCCGGCACCCTCCGAGA GTATAGGAGAAAGTATCAAAGAGTGCACATGGGAGCAATCAAGAACTGGGCTCGCCAAATACTGAAGGGCCTCGCTTACCTCCATAGCCATGATCCTCCGGTCATACACAGAGACCTCAAGTGCGACAACCTCTTCGTGAATGGCCATCTCGGCCAAGTCAAGATTGGCGATCTCGGCCTGGCCGCTGTTCTTCGTGGATCGCAACATGCTCACAGCGTCATag GTACACCGGAATTCATGGCACCAGAACTGTACGAGGAAGAGTACGATGAGCTAGTGGACATATACTCCTTCGGCATGTGCTTGCTTGAGATGCTCACTTCCGAGTACCCTTACAGCGAGTGTTCGAACCCAGCTCAAATATACAAGAAAGTCACTTCG GGAAAGTTACCGGAGGCCTTTCATCGGATTCAAGATGACGAAGCACGAGAGTTCGTGGGGAAATGTCTGAAGAAAGCGTGCCATAGATTGCCCGCTCAAGAGCTCTTATCGGATCCCTTTCTTGCCTCCGATGATGGAGGGCAGCTCCTGCTCACACCAAAAGCTTCGAGTGGAACTTCAACTCCTAAaacagcggcggcggcggcgatggatTTAGTGGTGCCGCCGACAATTGTGGCTGATCTTTTGAGGAATACTGACATGACTATCACGGGGTCTATGAATCCGGAAGATGACGCCATCTATCTCAAAGTGCAAATTACTGACAAAGATG GACGTGCGAGAAACATATACTTTCCCTTCGATATTGTGAACGACACGGCCCTAGATGTGGCGCTGGAGATGGTGAGGGAACTAGAAATCTCCGATCGGGAGCCGATGGAGATCGCCGAGATGATTGAGGAGGAGATATCTTCTCTCGTCCCGACGTGGGAAAAATCCGGCCTCCCAATAAAGAATCACCACCATAGCTACAGTTACGAAGATGACGACGCGGATGACGACGAAACACGGCCTCCATTTCGCACTTTCTCCTCCCGTTCTTCTTCCCATGCATCTCTCCTGAATTTCAACTCGCCGTTCTCTGATGTGAATCTCAAGGACGTCTGCAACAACATGATGAATATTAGCCTGGATTGGCTACAAG ATCATGATGCCTTTGCGCACGATGAGGCGACTTCCCCGAGCTCAGTGAACTCTCCAAAGTACTCGAATTTCAGCTACTGCTCAAGCGACGAAGACGATCACGATATAAGCCCCCGTGGAGACCCTCGTTGCTTAGGAAAAAACCACCAATCCACGAGATTCTGTCCCGAAGAGCACAAGAGAATGAACGATAATTACCGACGACACAATGAGCGGCTCGATGCTCGGAGAGGCCAACATTCTGCGAATCACAAGCAGAAGATAACACGGATGCAGTCGCTCATGGATGTCAGGAGCCAGCTGTTGCACCGTTCTCTCGTGGAGGAGATCAACAAGCGGCGCATGTTCAAGACCGTCGGAGCAGTCGAAAACATCGGATTCCAAGAACCCTGCGACTTAGCCCGGACTTGTTACAGAAAATAG